A stretch of the Teredinibacter haidensis genome encodes the following:
- the ubiA gene encoding 4-hydroxybenzoate octaprenyltransferase, whose translation MTDTVPQAVNKFKSYTRLMRLNRPIGIYLVLWPTLWALWLAAEGVPRVEVLLIFIVGVVLMRSAGCVINDYADRRVDGHVERTRKRPLVLGEVTPAEAAGLFVGLSFCAFVLVLFTNRLTIYLSFAGLILAFCYPYMKRYTHLPQVVLGAAFAWAVPMAFAAQTGELSTDIWVLYTAVVLWTVAYDTFYAMVDREDDLKIGVKSTAILFGDQDRVITACLQFMVVISLGMTGQKFQLGWIYDLSVLVAGGFMVYQQYLIRKREREACFQAFLNNNWVGIVVFIGIVLDYALL comes from the coding sequence ATGACCGACACTGTGCCGCAAGCTGTTAATAAATTCAAAAGTTATACGCGTCTGATGCGCCTCAACCGGCCCATTGGCATTTATCTTGTGTTGTGGCCAACGCTTTGGGCGCTGTGGCTGGCGGCAGAGGGTGTTCCGCGAGTAGAGGTATTACTGATATTTATAGTGGGTGTTGTGTTGATGCGCTCGGCGGGCTGCGTCATTAACGACTATGCTGATCGCCGTGTTGACGGCCACGTGGAGCGTACTAGAAAGCGGCCGCTGGTACTCGGAGAGGTTACGCCAGCCGAGGCTGCGGGCCTCTTTGTTGGCCTAAGTTTCTGCGCTTTTGTACTGGTGTTGTTTACCAACCGGCTTACGATCTACCTTTCCTTTGCCGGGCTTATATTGGCGTTTTGCTACCCATACATGAAGCGCTACACCCACCTACCACAAGTAGTGCTGGGAGCAGCGTTTGCCTGGGCGGTGCCCATGGCCTTTGCGGCGCAGACTGGGGAGCTAAGCACTGATATTTGGGTGCTCTACACGGCGGTGGTACTTTGGACCGTGGCCTACGATACCTTTTATGCCATGGTTGATCGGGAAGATGATTTAAAAATTGGCGTAAAGTCCACGGCCATTCTCTTTGGCGATCAGGATCGTGTCATTACCGCCTGCCTACAGTTTATGGTGGTGATCTCCCTGGGGATGACCGGGCAGAAGTTCCAATTGGGCTGGATCTACGATCTTTCAGTACTGGTGGCCGGTGGTTTTATGGTGTATCAGCAGTATTTGATTCGCAAGCGCGAGCGGGAAGCCTGTTTTCAGGCCTTTCTCAACAACAATTGGGTTGGAATAGTCGTTTTTATCGGTATTGTTCTGGACTATGCGCTGCTCTAG
- a CDS encoding HU family DNA-binding protein encodes MFTGETTMRKSELVAAVVESTGLSPLQADDVVASMLEQITNTLARGEGIQLIGFGSFLVKERAARNGKNPKTGQPIHIPAKKQVQFKAGSKLRSQLFTGE; translated from the coding sequence GTGTTTACAGGAGAAACCACCATGCGCAAATCCGAACTGGTTGCGGCGGTAGTCGAATCTACCGGACTTAGCCCGCTTCAGGCAGACGATGTCGTCGCTTCGATGCTCGAGCAGATCACCAATACTTTAGCGCGAGGGGAGGGTATTCAGCTAATAGGGTTTGGCTCCTTCCTGGTAAAAGAACGTGCGGCGCGCAACGGGAAAAATCCAAAAACAGGCCAACCCATACACATCCCGGCAAAAAAACAGGTACAGTTTAAAGCGGGCAGCAAACTGCGTTCGCAGCTTTTCACTGGCGAATAA
- a CDS encoding dicarboxylate/amino acid:cation symporter, with amino-acid sequence MLKLPLHWQILIAIVAAIICGLIVNSLNQNEIAAGAHVQNGMQFVGKLFLNGLKMIIVPLILSSIISGVATLGQGSDLGRLGGKTLGFYMASSLMAILTGLLVVNLLTPGIINGEPAKDLLNLGNSEELSSTLEKIEGRGTGDIAAVFHRMLPANIVKAAAEGQMLGLICFGLLFGFFMTRIESQYKETLLNVWQGIFDTMMGITLFIMKFTPIGVFGLVGNTVASTGLASFKPLMIFFITVLLALAAHTFITMPLMLKYIARVNPWGQLRGMAPALLTAFSTASSSGTLPVSMECMEKNIGASNRTTSFVLPLGATINMDGTALYECVAAMFIAQAYGLDLTFATQFTIVIIALLTSIGVAGIPAASLVAIAVILAAVGLPAEGIGLLLVTDRILDMLRTAVNIFSDSCCATFVARTEGEETHIAR; translated from the coding sequence ATGCTTAAACTACCCCTGCACTGGCAAATTCTAATCGCTATTGTCGCCGCGATAATATGCGGCTTGATTGTTAATTCTTTAAACCAAAATGAGATTGCCGCAGGCGCCCATGTCCAGAACGGCATGCAGTTTGTGGGCAAACTGTTTTTAAACGGCTTAAAGATGATTATTGTTCCACTGATTCTGTCATCCATTATCAGCGGCGTCGCAACGCTGGGGCAAGGGAGTGATTTAGGTCGCCTGGGGGGCAAAACACTGGGTTTTTATATGGCCTCCAGCCTGATGGCCATCCTGACCGGCTTACTAGTTGTCAACCTGCTAACGCCGGGAATTATCAACGGTGAGCCCGCCAAAGATCTTTTGAATTTAGGCAATAGCGAAGAACTTAGTTCCACGCTGGAAAAAATTGAAGGTCGTGGCACCGGTGATATTGCTGCGGTATTTCACCGTATGCTGCCAGCCAATATCGTGAAGGCCGCCGCCGAAGGCCAAATGCTGGGCTTAATTTGTTTCGGCCTCCTGTTCGGCTTTTTTATGACCCGTATCGAAAGCCAGTACAAGGAAACCCTGCTGAACGTATGGCAGGGGATATTCGATACCATGATGGGGATCACCCTGTTTATTATGAAGTTCACCCCCATTGGCGTTTTTGGCCTGGTGGGCAATACCGTTGCCTCTACCGGGCTCGCCTCATTTAAACCGCTGATGATATTTTTTATTACCGTCCTTCTGGCCCTGGCGGCTCACACATTCATTACCATGCCGCTTATGCTGAAGTACATTGCCCGGGTGAACCCTTGGGGGCAACTCCGCGGTATGGCTCCAGCACTGCTAACCGCTTTTTCAACGGCTTCCTCGTCCGGCACCCTGCCCGTCAGTATGGAATGTATGGAAAAAAATATAGGAGCTTCAAATCGCACAACCTCATTTGTGCTGCCGCTGGGCGCCACTATTAATATGGATGGCACCGCCCTCTATGAGTGCGTCGCGGCCATGTTTATTGCACAAGCTTACGGGCTGGATCTCACCTTCGCCACGCAATTCACCATTGTGATCATTGCTCTGCTCACCTCCATTGGAGTCGCCGGCATCCCCGCAGCCAGCCTCGTGGCAATCGCCGTTATTCTGGCCGCAGTCGGTCTCCCCGCAGAAGGTATTGGCCTACTGCTGGTAACAGACCGGATACTCGATATGTTGCGTACAGCGGTTAATATTTTTAGCGATAGCTGCTGCGCCACCTTTGTGGCACGAACAGAGGGAGAGGAGACTCATATAGCCCGCTAG
- a CDS encoding DUF502 domain-containing protein, with the protein MEQPPTDVRPGLLSNLGKTFFAGLLAALPLALTLVVIVWFGEMVHRYLGPDSFVGGVLGSIGLNFVTTEITAYAIGLGSVVLVVYLLGVAVEAGLKNHFRALTSGLINRVPLVRSIYQTLSKLMAIFDKQDNAEFKSMSAVMCFFGGDRKGTAVLALLTNPHPICFQNQFYYSIIIPTAPVPFGGAILYVPVDWVEKVGFGFDGLVNIYMSMGVTSPDYFK; encoded by the coding sequence ATGGAGCAGCCCCCAACAGATGTCAGACCCGGCCTATTAAGCAATTTAGGAAAAACATTTTTTGCAGGGCTTCTCGCGGCCCTGCCGCTGGCCCTTACTCTTGTCGTGATTGTATGGTTTGGCGAAATGGTACACCGTTATCTTGGCCCCGACAGTTTTGTCGGCGGAGTACTCGGATCCATTGGGCTTAACTTCGTTACCACGGAAATAACCGCCTACGCCATTGGTTTGGGCAGCGTGGTTCTAGTTGTATACCTATTGGGCGTGGCCGTCGAAGCTGGCTTAAAAAATCATTTTCGCGCGCTTACCTCAGGACTGATCAACCGCGTTCCACTTGTGCGCTCTATTTACCAAACACTATCCAAATTAATGGCCATTTTCGACAAGCAAGACAACGCCGAATTTAAAAGTATGTCTGCCGTAATGTGTTTTTTTGGTGGCGACCGTAAGGGTACGGCTGTACTCGCTCTGTTAACCAACCCTCATCCAATATGTTTTCAAAACCAATTTTACTATTCTATTATTATCCCCACGGCTCCGGTACCTTTTGGCGGGGCAATATTGTATGTGCCAGTAGACTGGGTCGAAAAAGTCGGTTTTGGTTTTGACGGGCTAGTCAATATTTATATGTCGATGGGTGTTACTTCGCCGGACTATTTTAAATAG